In Curtobacterium sp. MCPF17_002, one genomic interval encodes:
- the gcvH gene encoding glycine cleavage system protein GcvH, which yields MTDQTALQYTADHEWLLVEGDTVTVGITDHAAEQLGDVVYVELPAVGTATTAGEQIGEIESTKSVGELFAPIEGEVVAVNDAVVDAPDTVNQDPFGTGWLVKIKVDGTSFPEDLMDHGAYRASIA from the coding sequence GTGACCGACCAGACCGCACTCCAGTACACCGCCGACCACGAGTGGCTGCTCGTCGAGGGCGACACCGTCACCGTCGGCATCACGGACCACGCGGCCGAGCAGCTCGGTGACGTCGTCTACGTCGAGCTCCCCGCCGTTGGGACGGCCACCACCGCCGGCGAGCAGATCGGCGAGATCGAGTCGACCAAGAGCGTCGGCGAGCTCTTCGCCCCGATCGAGGGCGAGGTCGTCGCGGTGAACGACGCCGTCGTCGACGCTCCGGACACCGTCAACCAGGACCCGTTCGGCACCGGCTGGCTCGTCAAGATCAAGGTCGACGGCACCTCCTTCCCCGAGGACCTCATGGACCACGGCGCGTACCGGGCGTCCATCGCATGA
- a CDS encoding isocitrate lyase/phosphoenolpyruvate mutase family protein, which translates to MSTSTADKASILKQLHEAPAILRVVNVWDAISAKVVSDLPDTKAIATAGHSIAASHGYADGGMPLDLALAGATTVAAATDLPVTADLDDGYEDPAETIRRAIGSGIVGANVEDRLRPFDEAVARVAAITAAAQAEGIDFQLNARTDAIARGGDRPIDESIADAIARGKAFLDEGAALVFVPGAIERSVVERLVDGLGRGKLSVIGLPGALPAAEYEALGVARISYGPLTQRVALRALRDLATDLYGGGVVPEDTPTLN; encoded by the coding sequence ATGAGCACGAGCACCGCCGACAAGGCCTCCATCCTCAAGCAGCTGCACGAAGCACCCGCGATCCTCCGGGTCGTGAACGTCTGGGACGCGATCAGCGCGAAGGTCGTCAGCGACCTGCCCGACACGAAGGCGATCGCGACCGCGGGGCACTCGATCGCCGCCTCGCACGGGTACGCGGACGGCGGGATGCCGCTCGACCTCGCCCTCGCCGGCGCCACCACGGTCGCAGCGGCCACCGACCTGCCCGTCACCGCCGACCTCGACGACGGCTACGAGGACCCGGCGGAGACGATCCGCCGTGCGATCGGCTCCGGGATCGTCGGCGCGAACGTCGAGGACCGCCTCCGCCCCTTCGACGAGGCAGTCGCCCGTGTCGCCGCCATCACCGCAGCCGCGCAGGCCGAGGGCATCGACTTCCAGCTGAACGCCCGCACCGACGCGATCGCCCGCGGCGGCGACCGTCCGATCGACGAGAGCATCGCTGACGCCATCGCACGCGGCAAGGCGTTCCTCGACGAGGGCGCGGCGCTCGTCTTCGTGCCGGGCGCGATCGAACGCTCCGTGGTCGAACGACTCGTCGACGGGCTCGGCCGCGGCAAGCTGTCGGTGATCGGCCTGCCGGGTGCACTGCCCGCCGCCGAGTACGAGGCCCTCGGCGTCGCCCGGATCTCGTACGGTCCGCTGACGCAGCGCGTCGCGCTGCGGGCGCTCCGCGACCTGGCGACCGACCTGTACGGCGGTGGCGTCGTGCCGGAGGACACCCCGACCCTCAACTGA
- a CDS encoding FBP domain-containing protein, whose product MKPLTESDIRSSFVNATPDELAQLPIPGLHETLWDEREFLGWRDPQAARRGYIVSWLDDRPVGIVVRSAGGSLRPGIAAMCSFCHSPQPATQVRLFSAARAGESGRNGNTIGSYICEDLGCSMLIRTAPPHLNPPATIAMRGEALLGRIRNFTADIMKTA is encoded by the coding sequence GTGAAGCCACTGACCGAATCAGACATCCGTTCGTCGTTCGTCAACGCCACCCCGGACGAACTCGCCCAGCTGCCGATCCCCGGCCTGCACGAGACGCTGTGGGACGAACGCGAGTTCCTCGGCTGGCGTGACCCGCAGGCCGCCCGCCGTGGCTACATCGTGTCCTGGCTCGACGACCGCCCCGTCGGCATCGTGGTGCGGTCCGCCGGCGGATCGCTCCGCCCGGGCATCGCGGCCATGTGCTCGTTCTGCCACTCCCCGCAGCCCGCGACGCAGGTCCGCCTGTTCTCGGCGGCCCGCGCCGGCGAGTCCGGCCGGAACGGCAACACCATCGGCTCGTACATCTGCGAGGACCTCGGCTGCTCGATGCTCATCCGCACCGCGCCGCCGCACCTCAACCCGCCGGCCACGATCGCGATGCGTGGCGAGGCGCTGCTCGGCCGCATCCGCAACTTCACCGCGGACATCATGAAGACCGCGTGA
- a CDS encoding GNAT family N-acetyltransferase — protein sequence MPDATTSDALTIDDLATAADADAFRILNEDWIGRFFTLEDEDRKLLGDPLGQIVEPGGAAFVARLGEDGPVIGCIGIAPVAPGVFELVKMAVSPDHQGHGTGRLLIATALDRARALGAHRVVLESNAQLRSAVHLYEAFGFRHLGHDEVAPSPYVRADVHMALDLVEH from the coding sequence ATGCCCGACGCCACGACCTCCGACGCGCTCACCATCGACGACCTCGCCACCGCTGCCGACGCCGACGCGTTCCGGATCCTCAACGAGGACTGGATCGGCCGGTTCTTCACCCTCGAGGACGAGGACCGCAAGCTCCTCGGCGACCCGCTCGGCCAGATCGTCGAACCCGGTGGCGCCGCCTTCGTCGCCCGCCTCGGCGAGGACGGCCCGGTCATCGGCTGCATCGGGATCGCGCCCGTCGCCCCCGGCGTGTTCGAGCTCGTGAAGATGGCCGTCTCCCCCGACCACCAGGGCCACGGCACCGGTCGGTTGCTCATCGCGACGGCGCTCGACCGCGCGCGGGCACTCGGCGCGCACCGGGTCGTGCTCGAGAGCAACGCGCAGCTGCGCAGTGCCGTGCACCTGTACGAGGCGTTCGGCTTCCGGCACCTCGGCCACGACGAGGTCGCGCCGAGCCCGTACGTCCGCGCCGACGTGCACATGGCGCTGGATCTCGTCGAACACTGA
- a CDS encoding aminotransferase class I/II-fold pyridoxal phosphate-dependent enzyme has product MASDEEDPVGTLRGVRTSIKWTRYAPDVLPLFVAEMDHDVAPEIRQALIERVQQSDLGYLDGPGPLAPAFAAFALERWGWEIDPSRIHLATDVSVGIVESLRLALPDGGRVAITPPVYPPFFELVEEARCQVEEVPLLEQWGVYRLDLEALERAFASGVGVFLLCNPHNPVGLVHDRADLQALAELAARYDVLVISDEIHAPLTHPGVAFTPFAAIAEPVGARSVCVTSASKGWNLAGVKCSIIVAGDPRTAALLDTLWEEVACRTSILGLHANLAAFTVGTQWLDDVVARIVANERLLAKLLAEHLPGVVYTRPRAGYLAWLDFRGIGLGDDPAVPLREHAYVALNSGLGFGSQGRGFARLNLACSPDTLREAVLRIAAAYPSSAQEGLVWHVA; this is encoded by the coding sequence ATGGCGAGCGACGAGGAGGACCCGGTCGGCACGCTCCGCGGGGTCCGGACGAGCATCAAGTGGACGCGGTACGCGCCCGACGTGCTGCCCCTGTTCGTCGCCGAGATGGACCACGACGTCGCCCCGGAGATCCGGCAGGCGCTCATCGAGCGGGTGCAGCAGTCGGACCTCGGGTACCTCGACGGCCCCGGCCCGCTCGCCCCGGCCTTCGCCGCGTTCGCGCTCGAGCGGTGGGGGTGGGAGATCGACCCGTCCCGGATCCACCTCGCCACCGACGTCAGCGTCGGCATCGTGGAGTCACTCCGGCTCGCGCTGCCCGACGGCGGCCGCGTGGCGATCACGCCGCCGGTGTACCCGCCGTTCTTCGAACTGGTCGAAGAAGCCCGATGTCAGGTCGAGGAGGTGCCCCTGCTCGAACAGTGGGGCGTGTACCGGCTCGACCTCGAGGCCCTCGAGCGCGCCTTCGCGAGCGGCGTCGGGGTCTTCCTCCTCTGCAACCCGCACAACCCCGTCGGCCTCGTGCACGACCGCGCCGACCTGCAGGCGCTCGCCGAACTGGCCGCCCGGTACGACGTCCTCGTCATCAGCGACGAGATCCACGCACCCCTGACCCACCCGGGCGTCGCGTTCACCCCCTTCGCGGCGATCGCCGAGCCGGTGGGCGCGCGCAGCGTGTGCGTGACGAGTGCCAGCAAGGGGTGGAACCTGGCGGGCGTGAAGTGCTCGATCATCGTCGCCGGTGACCCCCGCACGGCCGCGCTCCTCGACACCCTGTGGGAAGAGGTCGCGTGCCGCACGAGCATCCTCGGCCTGCACGCGAACCTGGCCGCCTTCACCGTCGGCACCCAGTGGCTCGACGACGTGGTCGCCCGGATCGTGGCGAACGAGCGGTTGCTCGCGAAGCTCCTCGCGGAGCACCTGCCCGGCGTCGTGTACACCCGTCCCCGCGCCGGCTACCTGGCCTGGCTCGACTTCCGTGGCATCGGCCTCGGCGACGACCCGGCGGTGCCCCTCCGGGAGCACGCGTACGTCGCGCTGAACTCCGGGCTCGGCTTCGGTTCGCAGGGTCGCGGGTTCGCCCGGCTCAACCTGGCGTGCTCACCGGACACGCTGCGCGAGGCGGTGCTGCGGATCGCAGCGGCGTACCCGTCGAGTGCGCAGGAGGGGTTGGTCTGGCACGTCGCGTGA
- a CDS encoding GNAT family N-acetyltransferase: MRIHERAETDLDPLVEVLWRVHGTGYPAGWPDAPREWISPDGLLGAWVAIDDDQVVGHVAVAVPAPGRMAELTRLFVDPAHRGKGVADALLAAAEDAAPGTHMRLDVTEETPDAWRLYERRGWCMTGRGPADWCKPSGEVPTVRYYAKRVG, encoded by the coding sequence ATGCGGATCCACGAGCGAGCCGAGACCGACCTCGACCCCCTGGTCGAGGTGCTCTGGCGCGTCCACGGCACCGGCTACCCGGCGGGGTGGCCCGATGCTCCGCGCGAGTGGATCTCCCCCGACGGGCTCCTCGGCGCCTGGGTCGCGATCGACGACGACCAGGTCGTCGGCCACGTCGCCGTCGCCGTCCCCGCTCCCGGACGGATGGCCGAGCTCACCCGACTCTTCGTCGACCCGGCACACCGAGGCAAGGGCGTCGCCGACGCACTGCTCGCCGCCGCCGAGGACGCAGCGCCCGGCACCCACATGCGCCTCGACGTCACCGAGGAGACGCCCGACGCCTGGCGTCTCTACGAACGCCGCGGCTGGTGCATGACCGGGCGCGGACCCGCGGACTGGTGCAAGCCGTCCGGCGAGGTCCCCACCGTCCGGTACTACGCGAAGCGCGTCGGCTGA
- the gcvT gene encoding glycine cleavage system aminomethyltransferase GcvT, whose amino-acid sequence MRSSPLEAAHEAAGATFTDFAGYRMPVRYSSDLAEHHAVRQAAGVFDLSHMAEIGVTGPDAVPFLDHALAGAFGAMTVGRAKYSLLLAEDGGILDDLVVYRTEEHVFLVVANASNRDVAVAALADRAAGFDVEVSDDSDTTALVAIQGPAAAGTLDALVVADRLQPESPLDELRYYRVLHALFDGADVLIARTGYTGEDGFEIYSDPSVATEIWDALLDTGADRGVVPAGLAARDTLRLEAGMPLYGHELGTDVRPAQAGLGRVVAKTGDFVGAAGVAPSDDARVLVGLVTEGRRAPRAGYDVVHGDTVVGTVTSGALSPTLGHPVAMAFVDPSLATEGQVLHIDVRGTAVPSTVTAFPFYRRPQKG is encoded by the coding sequence ATGCGTTCGTCCCCCCTCGAAGCCGCGCACGAAGCCGCCGGTGCCACGTTCACCGACTTCGCCGGCTACCGCATGCCCGTGCGGTACTCGTCCGACCTCGCCGAACACCACGCGGTCCGCCAGGCGGCCGGCGTGTTCGACCTCTCGCACATGGCGGAGATCGGTGTCACCGGGCCGGACGCCGTGCCGTTCCTCGACCACGCGCTCGCCGGTGCGTTCGGCGCGATGACCGTCGGCCGGGCCAAGTACTCGCTGCTGCTGGCCGAGGATGGCGGCATCCTCGACGACCTCGTGGTGTACCGCACCGAGGAGCACGTGTTCCTCGTCGTCGCCAACGCCTCCAACCGTGACGTCGCGGTCGCCGCGCTGGCCGACCGCGCAGCCGGGTTCGACGTTGAGGTCTCGGACGACTCCGACACCACGGCGCTCGTCGCGATCCAGGGACCGGCCGCCGCGGGCACGCTCGACGCCCTCGTCGTCGCGGACCGTCTGCAGCCGGAGTCCCCGCTCGACGAACTCCGGTACTACCGGGTCCTGCACGCACTGTTCGACGGGGCGGACGTCCTCATCGCACGCACCGGCTACACGGGCGAGGACGGCTTCGAGATCTACAGCGACCCGTCGGTCGCGACCGAGATCTGGGACGCGCTGCTCGACACCGGGGCCGACCGCGGCGTCGTGCCGGCCGGACTCGCTGCGCGGGACACCCTGCGCCTCGAGGCCGGTATGCCCCTGTACGGCCACGAGCTCGGCACCGACGTGCGCCCCGCCCAGGCAGGCCTCGGCCGCGTGGTCGCGAAAACCGGTGACTTCGTCGGCGCGGCCGGTGTCGCGCCGTCGGACGACGCCCGCGTGCTCGTCGGACTCGTGACGGAGGGGCGCCGAGCTCCCCGTGCCGGGTACGACGTCGTGCACGGGGACACCGTGGTCGGCACCGTGACCTCGGGAGCGCTCTCGCCGACCCTCGGCCACCCCGTCGCGATGGCGTTCGTCGACCCGTCGCTCGCGACCGAGGGACAAGTCCTCCACATCGATGTCCGCGGTACGGCCGTCCCCAGCACGGTCACCGCGTTCCCCTTCTACCGCCGCCCTCAGAAAGGCTGA
- a CDS encoding M56 family metallopeptidase, whose translation MVVAGVVLIALALAVVVLAPRFLTRSAWTIDRPRTALVSWSVAVLLGVAGFVAGVALVVLANRPIADPFGLDDSPTHGLNLGVALLAVLAFVIAVRVRPGPEHEAVREAMRSGAAPHREIDGTPVAVVEAEHALACAVPGRSGGVLVSTGLADRLRTDELEAVVAHERAHLTQRHAVAVGVAESIERAVPWIPGARAMARSTRVLVEFAADDAAARRVGRDALRRAVLVADGTSPLGAIRASRLS comes from the coding sequence GTGGTCGTCGCCGGAGTCGTCCTCATCGCGCTCGCCCTCGCGGTCGTGGTCCTCGCGCCCCGGTTCCTGACCCGCTCCGCGTGGACGATCGACCGGCCGCGCACCGCACTCGTCTCGTGGTCCGTCGCCGTCCTGCTCGGCGTCGCGGGGTTCGTCGCGGGCGTCGCGCTCGTCGTCCTCGCGAACCGGCCCATCGCCGACCCGTTCGGCCTCGACGACTCCCCGACCCACGGCCTCAACCTCGGCGTCGCCCTGCTCGCGGTCCTCGCGTTCGTCATCGCCGTACGCGTCCGCCCCGGGCCCGAGCACGAGGCCGTCCGCGAGGCGATGCGCTCCGGCGCGGCACCCCACCGCGAGATCGACGGCACCCCGGTCGCCGTCGTCGAGGCCGAGCACGCACTCGCGTGCGCCGTCCCCGGCCGGTCCGGCGGGGTGCTGGTGAGCACCGGGCTCGCGGACCGTCTCCGGACCGACGAACTGGAGGCCGTGGTCGCCCACGAACGAGCGCACCTGACCCAGCGCCACGCGGTCGCGGTCGGGGTCGCCGAGTCGATCGAGCGTGCGGTGCCGTGGATCCCGGGAGCGCGCGCCATGGCGCGCTCGACGCGCGTCCTCGTCGAGTTCGCGGCCGACGACGCCGCAGCCCGTCGTGTCGGACGTGACGCACTGCGCCGGGCCGTCCTGGTGGCGGACGGGACGAGCCCGCTCGGGGCGATCCGCGCCTCCCGTCTGTCCTGA
- a CDS encoding HD domain-containing protein, whose amino-acid sequence MSLDVDALLAPPSPVAARALDVVREWSSPALVNHCLRSWAWASLLAPSVGLEPDRELLFVATMLHDLGVTPSFDAHTVAFEDAGGAVGAVFARGAGWDADRARRVGEVIERHMWRSVDPALDAEGHLLEVATSLDVSGVGFDHWEATDLRAVTAVVPRLDFSATFDGLIHEQAGRKPASSAARLDGSGNVAAGGARWADFLRV is encoded by the coding sequence ATGAGTCTGGACGTCGACGCGCTGCTCGCCCCGCCCTCTCCCGTGGCCGCACGGGCGCTGGACGTCGTGCGCGAGTGGTCGTCGCCGGCGCTCGTCAACCACTGCCTGCGATCGTGGGCGTGGGCGTCGCTGCTCGCCCCGTCGGTCGGGCTCGAGCCGGACCGTGAGCTGCTGTTCGTCGCGACGATGCTGCACGACCTCGGGGTGACGCCCTCGTTCGACGCCCACACCGTGGCGTTCGAGGACGCCGGTGGCGCCGTCGGCGCGGTGTTCGCACGCGGAGCTGGCTGGGACGCCGACCGCGCGCGACGCGTCGGCGAGGTCATCGAGCGGCACATGTGGCGGTCCGTCGACCCCGCACTCGACGCCGAGGGTCACCTGCTCGAAGTGGCGACGTCACTCGACGTCTCCGGTGTCGGGTTCGACCACTGGGAGGCGACGGACCTGCGTGCCGTCACCGCTGTTGTTCCCCGCCTCGACTTCTCGGCGACGTTCGACGGGCTCATCCACGAGCAGGCCGGCCGGAAGCCCGCGTCGTCCGCAGCACGGCTCGACGGCTCCGGGAACGTCGCCGCGGGTGGCGCACGCTGGGCCGACTTCCTGCGCGTCTGA
- a CDS encoding LysR substrate-binding domain-containing protein, with product MDREPEVDLRQLRAFLAVADELHFGRAAATLRIAQPALSQQIRRTERELGVDLFVRTSRSVALTPAGRVLQGRARSLLQQARRDLDEAVRVGRGEVGRLDVGFVVSALPLGPIERVQVFRERYPLVRVELTEGYSSQLLARIVRGELDLAIVRDPDPDPAVRLLPFRSERFVAAVPRGHRLAGRASIRGEELLDDPFVFFPPEAGALATERNLAPVVAGGRHPVVVQEATTWATVLHLVGAGLGVTVAPESATLAAPDTVVLLPLDGDDHRSELAWASRTGDDREILRNFVAATE from the coding sequence ATGGATCGCGAACCCGAGGTCGACCTGCGGCAGCTCCGAGCGTTCCTCGCCGTCGCCGACGAGCTGCACTTCGGCCGTGCCGCGGCGACCCTGCGCATCGCCCAGCCGGCGCTGTCCCAGCAGATCCGCCGGACCGAACGCGAGCTCGGCGTCGACCTGTTCGTCCGGACGAGCCGGAGCGTCGCGCTGACACCGGCCGGCCGAGTGCTGCAGGGGCGCGCACGGTCGTTGCTGCAGCAGGCTCGCCGGGACCTCGACGAGGCCGTCCGGGTCGGTCGGGGCGAGGTCGGTCGGCTCGACGTGGGGTTCGTCGTGTCGGCGCTGCCCCTCGGTCCGATCGAGCGTGTGCAAGTCTTCCGGGAGCGCTACCCGCTCGTCCGCGTCGAACTCACCGAGGGGTACTCGTCACAGCTGCTCGCCCGCATCGTCCGCGGTGAGCTGGACCTCGCGATCGTCCGGGACCCCGATCCGGACCCGGCCGTGCGGCTCCTGCCGTTCCGGAGCGAGCGGTTCGTCGCCGCGGTCCCGCGCGGACACCGGCTCGCCGGCCGCGCGTCGATCCGCGGCGAGGAACTGCTCGACGACCCGTTCGTGTTCTTCCCGCCCGAGGCCGGTGCTCTCGCCACGGAGCGGAACCTCGCGCCCGTGGTCGCGGGCGGCCGGCACCCCGTCGTCGTGCAGGAGGCGACGACCTGGGCGACCGTGCTCCACCTCGTCGGCGCGGGTCTCGGCGTGACCGTGGCACCGGAGAGCGCGACGCTCGCTGCTCCCGACACGGTGGTGCTCCTGCCGCTCGACGGCGACGACCACCGGAGCGAACTCGCCTGGGCGTCGCGCACCGGGGACGACCGCGAGATCCTGCGGAACTTCGTCGCCGCGACGGAGTGA
- the gcvP gene encoding aminomethyl-transferring glycine dehydrogenase: MTRPTDQQGFQNLQTSFADRHIGTTDADQRVMLDAVGQDSLDALVRAAIPESIHAAPVTNSSIPAAVGETEALAELRAKAGRNTVRRAMIGLGYHGTHTPAVIQRNVLENPSWYTAYTPYQPEISQGRLEALINFQTMVSDLTGMATAGASMLDEGTAVVEGMLLARRASKVKGDTFLVDADLLPQTRALLDHRADAVGIELRTFNALTGPDDDQLDGAFGVVLQYPGASGRIVDPSAVIERVHAGGGIAVVAADLLAMTLLASPGDLGADVAVGTSQRFGVPLGFGGPHAGYLAVRAGLERQLPGRLVGVSFDADGQMAYRLSLQTREQHIRREKATSNICTAQVLLAVMASMYAVYHGPEGLRFIADRVTRTASALAAAAQDTGLDIVHEAFFDTVTLRAHGRAAELVDAARVAGYLLHLVDTDTFQVSVDETTTPDDVVALARVFGAGDATVPATETAVRDAATRLPSALVRTSDYLTHPVFSAHRSETRMMRYLKHLADKDYALDRGMIPLGSCTMKLNAATEMAAVTWPEFANVHPFAPREDVEGYLDMIGDLETWLAEVTGYDTVSLQPNAGSQGELAGLLAIRGYHLANGDDARTVCLIPSSAHGTNAASAVLAGMKVVVVACDENGNVDLDDLRAKTAQHGEQLAALMITYPSTHGVYEHDIREICDAVHDAGGQVYVDGANLNALLGHARFGDFGGDVSHLNLHKTFCIPHGGGGPGVGPVAAKAHLAPFLPGHPFAQEADRRTGSVAGAGATRAAHSGGPVSAAPYGSPSILPITWTYVRMMGLEGLTRATEAAVLGANYIAARLRDAFPVLYTGESGLVAHECILDLRPLRDSTGITVDDVAKRLVDYGFHAPTMSFPVAGTLMVEPTESEDLAELDRFVDAMLAIRAEASAVERGEWPADDNPLVHAPHTASSVISGEWEHAYTREQAVYPLPGISGRKYWPPVRRIDQAYGDRNLVCACPPVEAFA; this comes from the coding sequence ATGACCCGGCCCACCGACCAGCAGGGCTTCCAGAACCTGCAGACCTCCTTCGCGGACCGCCACATCGGCACGACCGACGCCGACCAGCGGGTCATGCTCGACGCCGTCGGGCAGGACTCGCTGGACGCCCTCGTCCGCGCGGCCATCCCGGAGTCGATCCATGCCGCCCCGGTGACGAACTCGTCGATCCCGGCGGCGGTCGGGGAGACCGAGGCCCTCGCCGAACTCCGCGCGAAGGCCGGCCGCAACACGGTCCGCCGCGCCATGATCGGCCTCGGCTACCACGGCACCCACACGCCCGCGGTGATCCAGCGGAACGTGCTCGAGAACCCGAGCTGGTACACGGCCTACACGCCCTACCAGCCGGAGATCTCGCAGGGGCGGCTCGAGGCCCTGATCAACTTCCAGACGATGGTGTCCGACCTGACCGGCATGGCCACGGCCGGTGCGTCCATGCTCGACGAGGGCACCGCGGTGGTCGAGGGCATGCTCCTCGCCCGCCGCGCCTCCAAGGTCAAGGGCGACACGTTCCTCGTCGACGCCGACCTGCTCCCGCAGACCCGTGCGCTGCTCGACCACCGAGCGGACGCCGTCGGCATCGAGCTCCGCACGTTCAACGCGCTGACGGGCCCCGACGACGACCAGCTCGACGGCGCGTTCGGCGTCGTCCTGCAGTACCCGGGTGCCTCGGGCCGCATCGTCGACCCGTCCGCCGTCATCGAGCGGGTCCACGCCGGCGGGGGCATCGCGGTCGTCGCGGCGGACCTCCTCGCGATGACGCTCCTGGCGAGCCCCGGTGACCTCGGTGCCGACGTGGCCGTGGGCACGAGCCAGCGCTTCGGCGTCCCGCTCGGCTTCGGCGGCCCGCACGCCGGGTACCTCGCCGTCCGCGCCGGGCTCGAGCGCCAGCTGCCCGGCCGCCTGGTCGGGGTGTCCTTCGACGCCGACGGGCAGATGGCCTACCGCCTCAGCCTGCAGACCCGCGAACAGCACATCCGCCGCGAGAAGGCGACGAGCAACATCTGCACCGCGCAGGTCCTGCTCGCCGTGATGGCCTCGATGTACGCGGTCTACCACGGACCCGAGGGGCTCCGCTTCATCGCCGACCGCGTCACCCGCACGGCCTCGGCGCTCGCCGCAGCCGCGCAGGACACCGGTCTGGACATCGTGCACGAGGCGTTCTTCGACACCGTGACGCTCCGGGCGCACGGCCGCGCCGCCGAGCTCGTCGACGCCGCCCGCGTCGCCGGCTACCTGCTGCACCTGGTCGACACCGACACCTTCCAGGTGTCCGTCGACGAGACCACCACGCCGGACGACGTCGTCGCCCTGGCACGGGTGTTCGGAGCAGGCGACGCGACCGTCCCGGCGACCGAGACCGCCGTCCGCGACGCGGCCACGCGCCTCCCGTCCGCCCTGGTGCGCACCAGCGACTACCTGACGCACCCCGTCTTCAGCGCCCACCGCAGCGAGACCCGCATGATGCGGTACCTCAAGCACCTCGCCGACAAGGACTACGCGCTCGACCGCGGCATGATCCCGCTCGGCAGCTGCACGATGAAGCTCAACGCAGCGACCGAGATGGCCGCCGTGACCTGGCCGGAGTTCGCGAACGTGCACCCGTTCGCACCGCGCGAGGACGTCGAGGGCTACCTCGACATGATCGGCGACCTCGAGACCTGGCTCGCCGAGGTGACCGGGTACGACACCGTCTCCCTGCAGCCCAACGCCGGCAGCCAGGGCGAGCTCGCCGGGCTCCTCGCGATCCGCGGCTACCACCTGGCGAACGGCGACGACGCACGAACCGTGTGCCTCATCCCGTCGAGCGCGCACGGCACGAACGCCGCGTCCGCCGTCCTCGCCGGGATGAAGGTCGTCGTCGTCGCCTGCGACGAGAACGGCAACGTGGACCTCGACGACCTCCGGGCGAAGACGGCCCAGCACGGCGAGCAGCTCGCCGCGCTGATGATCACGTACCCGTCCACGCACGGTGTCTACGAGCACGACATCCGCGAGATCTGCGACGCCGTGCACGACGCCGGTGGCCAGGTCTACGTCGACGGCGCGAACCTCAACGCGCTGCTCGGGCACGCCCGGTTCGGCGACTTCGGCGGGGACGTCTCGCACCTCAACCTGCACAAGACGTTCTGCATCCCGCACGGCGGCGGCGGACCCGGCGTCGGCCCGGTCGCTGCCAAGGCGCACCTGGCACCGTTCCTGCCCGGGCACCCGTTCGCGCAGGAAGCCGACCGCCGCACGGGTTCCGTCGCGGGCGCCGGTGCGACGCGCGCAGCCCACTCGGGCGGGCCCGTGAGCGCCGCACCGTACGGCAGCCCGAGCATCCTGCCGATCACGTGGACCTACGTCCGGATGATGGGGCTCGAGGGGCTGACCCGGGCGACCGAGGCCGCCGTGCTTGGGGCGAACTACATCGCCGCACGCCTGCGCGACGCGTTCCCGGTGCTCTACACGGGCGAGTCCGGTCTGGTCGCCCACGAGTGCATCCTCGACCTCCGTCCCCTCCGCGACAGCACGGGGATCACGGTCGACGACGTCGCGAAGCGCCTGGTGGACTACGGCTTCCACGCGCCCACGATGTCGTTCCCGGTCGCGGGCACGCTCATGGTCGAGCCGACCGAGAGCGAGGACCTCGCCGAGCTCGACCGGTTCGTCGACGCGATGCTCGCCATCCGCGCCGAGGCCTCGGCGGTCGAGCGGGGTGAGTGGCCGGCGGACGACAACCCGCTCGTGCACGCGCCGCACACGGCGTCGTCGGTGATCTCGGGGGAGTGGGAGCACGCCTACACGCGTGAGCAGGCCGTCTACCCGCTGCCCGGCATCAGCGGCCGGAAGTACTGGCCGCCGGTGCGACGCATCGACCAGGCGTACGGCGACCGCAACCTGGTCTGCGCGTGCCCGCCGGTCGAGGCGTTCGCGTAG
- a CDS encoding BlaI/MecI/CopY family transcriptional regulator has protein sequence MAGQRSRPRGQLEQAVLDALWSAAETSDAGLSARQVLDAFPEPRPALTTVLTVLDRLGRKGQVERQQHDDAPLTFRATNSREQQTASLMSNALAAATDREAALLQFTGSLASDDLDVLRRALDARSRS, from the coding sequence ATGGCAGGACAGCGATCGCGCCCCCGTGGGCAGCTCGAGCAGGCGGTGCTCGACGCGCTCTGGTCCGCCGCCGAGACCTCGGACGCGGGACTCAGTGCCCGCCAGGTGCTCGACGCCTTCCCGGAGCCCCGGCCTGCGCTGACGACCGTGCTCACCGTGCTCGACCGGCTCGGCCGCAAGGGACAGGTGGAGCGCCAGCAGCACGACGACGCACCGCTCACCTTCCGTGCGACGAACAGCCGCGAGCAACAGACCGCCTCGCTCATGTCGAACGCCCTCGCCGCCGCGACCGACCGAGAGGCAGCCCTCCTGCAGTTCACCGGGTCGCTCGCCTCCGACGACCTCGACGTCCTCCGCCGCGCCCTCGACGCCCGATCGCGCTCCTGA